One Microlunatus soli genomic window carries:
- a CDS encoding multidrug effflux MFS transporter has product MQTSPPAFRARSRLLPVLLLVLTVFGPVSMDLYLPALPALTRQLDAATSTAQLTVTACLIGLALGQLITGPLSDRFGRSRPLYVGVIGYVVASLLCAVSPSIESLIIARLVQGIAGGAGIVIAQAAGRDIYTGNALIRFYGRLTVIGGLAAIIGPQLGGQLSRITDWRGLFVFLAALGAVIIAVIAVVYRETLPTDRRTVGGFGQIGRHFRTLLDDRRFVGAVLTQGFATAAIFGYLSGATYVLQGIYGLSPQQYALAFGLNSAGFMLFGYLAGRLVEHWSVTGTLAVGLAMAGAGALGLLACGLVALPLPVVIISLLIMVGGVAASTPPTTTIALADYPQLAGTASSLLGMARYAFGGVAAPFVGIAGAATILPLGVVTSLAILLAAIAFVTLARPNRTRSSRRIEVSGVGVG; this is encoded by the coding sequence GTGCAAACCTCTCCACCGGCGTTTCGCGCCCGAAGCCGCCTGCTGCCGGTCCTGCTGCTGGTGCTCACGGTGTTCGGTCCGGTGTCGATGGACCTCTACCTACCGGCACTGCCGGCGCTCACCCGGCAACTGGACGCGGCAACCTCCACCGCGCAACTGACGGTCACCGCCTGCTTGATCGGGTTGGCGCTCGGACAGTTGATCACTGGCCCGTTGTCGGATCGCTTCGGCCGGTCCCGGCCGCTCTATGTCGGTGTGATCGGCTACGTCGTTGCCTCCCTGTTGTGCGCCGTCAGCCCGAGCATCGAGTCGCTGATCATCGCCCGGCTGGTGCAGGGGATCGCCGGTGGTGCCGGCATCGTCATCGCACAAGCGGCCGGACGTGACATCTACACCGGCAACGCGCTGATCCGGTTCTACGGTCGGTTGACGGTGATCGGTGGACTCGCCGCGATCATCGGCCCGCAGCTCGGCGGCCAACTCTCCCGGATCACCGATTGGCGCGGGCTGTTCGTGTTCCTGGCCGCGCTCGGTGCGGTGATCATTGCCGTGATCGCCGTCGTCTATCGCGAGACGTTGCCGACCGATCGCCGCACCGTCGGCGGCTTCGGCCAGATCGGGCGGCATTTCCGAACACTGCTCGACGACCGCCGGTTCGTCGGCGCCGTCCTCACCCAGGGCTTCGCCACGGCGGCGATCTTCGGCTATCTCAGTGGCGCAACCTATGTGCTGCAAGGGATCTACGGATTGTCGCCCCAGCAGTACGCGCTCGCCTTCGGCCTGAATTCGGCCGGCTTCATGCTCTTCGGCTACCTCGCCGGCCGGCTCGTCGAGCACTGGAGCGTGACCGGGACACTGGCCGTCGGGCTGGCGATGGCCGGCGCCGGTGCGCTCGGGCTGCTGGCCTGCGGGCTCGTCGCGCTACCGTTGCCGGTGGTGATCATCTCGCTGTTGATCATGGTCGGCGGGGTTGCTGCCAGCACACCGCCGACAACGACGATCGCCTTGGCCGATTATCCGCAGCTCGCCGGCACGGCGTCGTCGCTGCTCGGCATGGCCCGGTACGCCTTCGGTGGCGTCGCAGCGCCGTTCGTGGGCATCGCCGGTGCCGCGACCATCCTGCCGCTCGGCGTGGTGACCTCGTTGGCGATCCTGCTCGCGGCCATCGCGTTCGTGACTCTGGCTCGGCCGAACAGGACGCGTTCGTCGCGCCGTATCGAGGTGTCGGGCGTCGGCGTCGGCTGA
- a CDS encoding helix-turn-helix transcriptional regulator codes for MQTPGARVRPARGRSTGEPVYPGTVGNDDRAGGYDEPGTYDEQLPHPDLRHAVRTVWIQRVAADGAVQRHLPTGGIELQATLGRPIRLLGPLTCARVEPLEPGAIIIGIRFWPGAFAPLSAVPARELTDQVVPLAQLWGGSAVRLGDQLARSGRADRALQLLQDTVISRLRRAPTADRLITEAVRRLMPWRPAAVATIASELSISESQLRRRFDRGIGTSPKTLQRTLRLQGYLSLAQAGADDARTLRVTDLAARVGYTDQPHLTHECMRLTGVTPRRLLGTDRDRCGCGHDHAASYRPFLGGIPQPR; via the coding sequence GTGCAGACCCCAGGCGCCCGCGTCCGACCGGCTCGCGGCCGCTCCACCGGTGAACCCGTGTACCCGGGGACGGTGGGCAACGACGACCGGGCCGGCGGCTACGACGAGCCTGGCACGTACGACGAACAGCTGCCTCATCCGGACCTGCGGCATGCCGTCCGGACGGTGTGGATCCAACGGGTCGCCGCCGACGGCGCGGTGCAGCGCCATCTGCCGACCGGAGGCATCGAACTGCAGGCCACCCTCGGCCGTCCGATCCGGCTGCTCGGCCCGCTGACCTGCGCCCGGGTCGAGCCGCTCGAACCCGGGGCGATCATCATCGGCATCCGCTTCTGGCCCGGTGCGTTCGCTCCGCTGTCGGCAGTCCCGGCCCGGGAGCTGACCGACCAGGTGGTGCCGCTGGCGCAATTGTGGGGCGGATCGGCGGTCCGATTGGGTGATCAACTCGCGCGGTCCGGCCGGGCGGACCGCGCGTTGCAGCTGCTGCAGGACACGGTGATCAGTCGGCTTCGCCGAGCGCCGACGGCAGACCGCTTGATCACCGAGGCCGTCCGGCGACTGATGCCGTGGCGACCGGCGGCGGTGGCAACGATCGCGAGCGAGCTGTCGATCTCGGAGAGCCAGCTGCGCCGACGCTTCGATCGAGGGATCGGGACGAGCCCGAAGACCCTGCAGCGCACCTTGCGGCTGCAGGGCTATCTGTCGCTGGCGCAAGCGGGCGCGGACGATGCCCGGACGCTGCGGGTGACCGATCTCGCCGCACGCGTCGGCTACACCGACCAGCCGCACCTGACCCACGAGTGCATGCGGCTGACCGGCGTCACGCCACGACGGTTGCTGGGCACGGATCGCGACCGCTGCGGCTGCGGACACGACCATGCCGCCTCCTATCGGCCGTTCCTCGGCGGGATACCGCAACCGCGCTGA
- a CDS encoding NAD-dependent epimerase/dehydratase family protein, with translation MILITGGFGTIGAQTARALSDLGREVVITCFRRTERPSFLSDRVVVEQLDITDADSLLELGNRHRISDIVHLAGTLPGDDPVAFFRNETTGMLNVINAARTWGVDRLATASSLGVYAGRAENPWHEDLSLPTVPSPHLIVGFKKAAEPILLNALQGTSVRPIVLRIGSVWGPLFDPYSPFIGAVTAISALLRGEQPAPFPADAGGDICYSVDAGRAIAGLITTDTLRHQVYNVSSGRPYTYRELAEALRDVRPDLRLPLTEPRGGRAQADPYLDIGRLRADTGFAPAFDLRAAVADYLQWRADNPR, from the coding sequence ATGATCTTGATCACCGGAGGATTCGGCACGATCGGCGCACAGACCGCACGAGCACTGTCCGACCTGGGACGCGAAGTCGTGATCACCTGCTTCCGCCGGACGGAGCGGCCGAGCTTCCTGTCCGACCGGGTCGTGGTCGAGCAACTCGACATCACCGACGCCGACAGCCTGCTCGAGCTCGGCAACCGTCATCGGATCAGCGATATCGTCCACCTGGCCGGCACACTGCCCGGGGACGACCCGGTCGCGTTCTTCCGCAACGAGACGACCGGAATGCTCAATGTGATCAACGCCGCGCGGACCTGGGGCGTCGACCGGCTCGCCACCGCCAGCAGCCTCGGTGTCTACGCCGGCCGGGCCGAGAACCCTTGGCACGAAGATCTTTCGCTGCCCACGGTGCCGTCGCCCCATCTCATCGTCGGCTTCAAGAAGGCCGCCGAACCGATCCTGCTCAACGCGCTGCAGGGCACCTCGGTCCGGCCGATCGTGCTCCGGATCGGCAGCGTCTGGGGACCCCTGTTCGACCCGTACTCGCCGTTCATCGGCGCGGTGACCGCCATCAGTGCGCTGTTGCGCGGCGAGCAACCGGCGCCGTTCCCGGCCGACGCCGGCGGCGACATCTGCTACTCCGTCGATGCCGGCCGAGCGATCGCCGGCCTGATCACGACCGACACGTTGCGGCACCAGGTCTACAACGTCTCCAGCGGGCGGCCGTACACCTACCGGGAGCTGGCCGAAGCGTTGCGGGACGTCCGGCCCGACCTCCGGCTCCCGCTGACGGAGCCGCGGGGCGGTCGAGCTCAGGCCGATCCCTACCTCGACATCGGCCGGCTGCGGGCCGATACCGGATTCGCCCCGGCCTTCGATCTGCGAGCGGCGGTCGCCGACTACCTGCAGTGGCGGGCCGACAATCCCCGCTGA
- a CDS encoding ABC transporter substrate-binding protein, with protein sequence MNRSRVTRRGFLYGSAVLAGGAALQACTGSTDSTSGSGASSSSAAKGSATKPIAAPGKYQQSPTLDGKGLSPVAERLPDNPYVIPHKWVKAGKYGGKLNMNVLSTQGATSADSDREFFYGHSPLRYLNDGQDIGPGLVESWESNDDASEWTFHFRKGLRWSDGKPWTTDNIMFWWDDLVLPQKMAQTPPDEARSGKGTLATFDAVDDFTLKLKFDAPAPLTADRLATWVNGNIGKNGAAWMMPSHYLKQFHPKYNKKVPDDWDTVGGLMESKADWHRNPDCPTMIGFRCKSFDSNKGVVLERNPYYWCVMPNGDQLPYLDEIQFTVVTDAEAGKLQLQQGSVDYCHGAFNQISLNDVEGLRKSAAKAETEVILWDSGSGTGSMLFFNYDYYDDDIRKIIREPKFRQAVSHAFNREALRKALYFNTGEATTGTMSPKASEYRTGAEGKKIYNQWRDSYVEYNPDKAKKLLDEIGLKAGSDGIRTLPNGKPLKLRLDYQADESAEHLTKDKQLVSDLKAVGLKMPMNPVPPQSFGDEWSAGKLMTHSNWEASDGSNHLVYPPWLVPIESARWAPLQGRWYSLLGTKTNATESNLAPWKRHPPRMEPEADGPIKKLWDLYDQSKIEPDETKRTQLVWEMIKIHITDGPFFMGCVANFPQVVVVKKALRNVPRRNNLALNGYVNTWAHPVPAVYDPECYYWEDPDQHT encoded by the coding sequence ATGAACAGATCTCGGGTGACCCGCCGTGGTTTTCTCTACGGGTCGGCGGTGTTGGCCGGCGGCGCCGCGCTGCAGGCCTGCACGGGAAGCACTGACTCGACCAGCGGGTCCGGTGCCAGCAGCAGCTCGGCGGCAAAGGGGTCGGCAACCAAGCCGATCGCCGCGCCGGGTAAATATCAACAGTCACCGACCCTGGACGGCAAAGGACTGTCACCGGTCGCGGAGCGGCTGCCGGACAATCCGTACGTGATCCCGCACAAGTGGGTGAAGGCGGGCAAGTACGGCGGCAAGCTGAACATGAACGTGTTGTCCACCCAGGGCGCCACCAGCGCAGACTCCGACCGCGAGTTCTTCTACGGCCACTCGCCGCTGCGCTATCTGAATGACGGTCAGGACATCGGCCCCGGGCTGGTCGAGAGCTGGGAATCCAACGACGACGCGAGCGAGTGGACGTTCCACTTCCGCAAGGGACTCAGGTGGTCCGACGGCAAACCGTGGACGACGGACAACATCATGTTCTGGTGGGACGACCTGGTGCTCCCTCAGAAGATGGCACAGACGCCGCCGGACGAGGCGCGTTCCGGGAAGGGCACCCTGGCCACGTTCGATGCGGTCGACGACTTCACGTTGAAACTGAAATTCGACGCGCCCGCACCGCTGACCGCCGACCGGCTGGCCACCTGGGTGAACGGCAACATCGGCAAGAACGGCGCGGCCTGGATGATGCCGAGTCACTACCTGAAGCAGTTCCATCCCAAGTACAACAAGAAGGTGCCCGACGACTGGGACACCGTCGGCGGGCTGATGGAGTCCAAGGCCGACTGGCACCGCAATCCCGACTGCCCGACCATGATCGGCTTCCGGTGCAAGTCGTTCGACTCCAACAAGGGCGTCGTCCTCGAACGCAACCCGTACTACTGGTGTGTGATGCCCAACGGTGATCAACTTCCGTATCTGGACGAGATCCAGTTCACCGTGGTGACCGACGCCGAAGCCGGAAAACTGCAACTCCAGCAGGGATCGGTCGACTACTGCCACGGCGCCTTCAATCAGATCAGCCTGAACGACGTCGAGGGCCTGCGGAAGAGCGCGGCCAAGGCCGAGACCGAAGTGATCTTGTGGGACAGCGGATCGGGCACCGGTTCGATGCTGTTCTTCAACTACGACTACTACGACGACGACATCCGGAAGATCATCCGCGAGCCCAAGTTCCGTCAGGCGGTCTCGCACGCCTTCAACCGAGAGGCGCTGCGCAAGGCGCTCTACTTCAACACCGGGGAGGCCACCACCGGCACGATGAGCCCGAAGGCGAGCGAGTATCGGACCGGCGCCGAGGGCAAGAAGATCTACAACCAGTGGCGCGACTCCTACGTCGAGTACAACCCCGACAAGGCCAAGAAGCTGCTGGACGAGATCGGCCTGAAGGCCGGCAGCGACGGCATCCGGACCCTGCCGAACGGCAAACCGCTGAAACTGCGGCTGGACTACCAGGCCGACGAGTCGGCCGAGCATCTGACCAAGGACAAGCAACTGGTCTCCGACCTCAAGGCGGTCGGGCTGAAGATGCCGATGAATCCGGTGCCGCCGCAGAGCTTCGGTGACGAGTGGTCAGCCGGCAAGCTGATGACGCACAGCAACTGGGAGGCCAGCGACGGCTCCAACCATCTGGTGTACCCGCCGTGGCTGGTGCCGATCGAGTCGGCCCGCTGGGCACCGCTGCAGGGGCGGTGGTACTCGTTGCTCGGCACCAAGACCAATGCGACCGAGAGCAACCTCGCGCCGTGGAAGCGGCATCCGCCGCGGATGGAGCCGGAAGCCGACGGACCGATCAAGAAGCTCTGGGATCTCTACGATCAGAGCAAGATCGAACCCGACGAGACCAAGCGGACCCAGCTGGTCTGGGAGATGATCAAGATCCACATCACCGACGGCCCGTTCTTCATGGGGTGTGTGGCCAACTTCCCGCAGGTCGTGGTGGTGAAGAAGGCGCTGCGCAACGTGCCCCGACGGAACAATCTGGCCCTGAACGGCTACGTCAACACCTGGGCGCACCCGGTGCCGGCCGTCTACGATCCGGAGTGCTACTACTGGGAGGATCCGGACCAGCACACGTGA
- a CDS encoding alcohol dehydrogenase catalytic domain-containing protein, with product MRGVVLHSAGDVRVEDRPEPEIIEPTDAIIRIAASCICGSDLWPYWGIDPVTEPTPMGHEYVGFVEQVGAAANNVTVGDFVVGSFFASDNSCEICRAGYQSRCVHNVPIGSIGTLGCVS from the coding sequence ATGCGTGGAGTTGTTCTCCATTCCGCCGGTGACGTCCGGGTCGAGGACCGCCCGGAGCCGGAGATCATCGAACCGACCGACGCGATCATCCGGATCGCCGCGAGCTGCATCTGCGGCTCGGATCTGTGGCCGTACTGGGGCATCGACCCGGTGACCGAGCCGACACCGATGGGACACGAGTACGTCGGCTTCGTCGAACAGGTCGGTGCCGCGGCCAACAACGTCACGGTCGGTGACTTCGTCGTCGGCTCGTTCTTCGCCTCCGACAACAGCTGTGAGATCTGCCGGGCCGGCTATCAGAGCCGCTGCGTGCACAACGTCCCGATCGGGTCGATCGGCACCTTAGGGTGTGTCTCTTAA
- a CDS encoding proline dehydrogenase family protein, with product MLREALLGVSRNASVKKLIIGFPPTRELVKAFVAGEASADAIGTTRGLQQTGRTVTIDHLGEDCTSVELADQAAQAYVDLLDQLRVAGLAEQAEVSVKLSAIGQDLADDGNARAVANARRICQAARDAGTAVTIDMEDHSKTDATLEAVSELRKDFGDLGVVLQSYLRRTEEDCRRLAEAGSRVRLVKGAYSESHDVAHTDRHEIDKAFVRCLKILIEGDGYPMIATHDRRLTAIAETLAIKAARKPGDLEFQMLYGIGVAEQERLLHKGHRVRVYLPYGSDWYGYLVRRLAERPANLFLLAGAVTHRVVNGPTARHSAIPSRR from the coding sequence ATGTTGCGAGAGGCACTGCTCGGTGTGTCGCGGAACGCGTCGGTGAAGAAGTTGATCATCGGCTTCCCGCCGACCAGGGAACTGGTCAAGGCCTTCGTCGCCGGCGAGGCGTCGGCCGATGCGATCGGTACCACCCGCGGGCTGCAGCAGACCGGGCGCACCGTGACCATTGATCATCTCGGTGAGGACTGCACCTCGGTCGAATTGGCCGACCAGGCCGCACAGGCCTACGTCGATCTCCTTGATCAACTCCGGGTCGCGGGACTGGCCGAGCAGGCCGAGGTGTCGGTCAAGTTGTCGGCGATCGGTCAGGACCTTGCCGACGACGGCAACGCCCGCGCCGTGGCCAACGCCAGACGGATCTGTCAGGCCGCCCGAGACGCCGGCACCGCGGTCACCATCGACATGGAGGATCACTCCAAGACCGACGCCACCCTGGAGGCGGTATCCGAACTCCGCAAGGACTTCGGTGACCTCGGCGTCGTGCTGCAGTCCTACCTGCGGCGGACCGAGGAGGACTGCCGCCGGCTGGCCGAGGCCGGCTCCCGGGTCCGGCTGGTCAAGGGGGCCTATTCCGAATCACACGATGTCGCGCACACCGACCGGCACGAGATCGACAAGGCCTTCGTACGCTGCCTGAAGATCTTGATCGAGGGCGACGGCTATCCGATGATCGCCACCCACGACCGCCGGCTCACTGCGATCGCCGAGACGCTGGCGATCAAGGCCGCCCGCAAGCCGGGCGATCTTGAGTTCCAGATGCTGTACGGGATCGGCGTCGCCGAGCAGGAACGCCTGCTGCACAAGGGACATCGGGTCCGCGTCTACCTCCCGTACGGGTCGGATTGGTACGGCTATCTGGTCCGCCGACTGGCCGAACGCCCCGCCAACCTCTTCCTGCTCGCCGGTGCCGTCACGCACCGGGTCGTCAACGGCCCCACCGCTCGACACTCCGCCATCCCGTCGCGCCGCTGA
- the radA gene encoding DNA repair protein RadA has translation MAKTKNRPGYHCTECGWTSAKWVGRCGECQTWGSVVEEGAPKLQQVQSQVPESKAMPIGQVSARAATRAKTGVGELDRVLGDGLVPGAVVLLAGEPGVGKSTLLLEVAARWAKAGRRTLYVTGEESAAQVRLRAGRTDALADELYLAAETDLGTVLGHIEETQPSLMVLDSVQTVGTAEADGSPGGPSQVREVTAALVRVAKRRGMAVVIVGHVTKDGAIAGPRLLEHLVDVVLAFEGDKNSGFRMVRATKNRFGPADEVGCFEMAENGIVEVPDPSGLFTSRHEEPVSGTCVTVTLEGKRPLLAELQGLAVPSALDNPRRTTHGIEHSRLAMLLAVLQRRASIRMYTHDVYASTVGGARVIDPGADLAIALSIVSSVLDRPLPRTLVAIGEVGLAGELRRVPGTDRRVAEAARLGFSHAIVPAEPRSTRPEPTAPSDPADPDKMQILRPATLREALDMLDLVRRPADGSEGPRRTSRQADRPRQSGSSSEEFTMPDDDELQRIFDL, from the coding sequence ATGGCCAAGACGAAGAACCGACCCGGATATCACTGCACCGAGTGCGGCTGGACCTCGGCGAAGTGGGTCGGTCGCTGCGGCGAGTGTCAGACCTGGGGCAGCGTCGTCGAGGAGGGCGCGCCCAAGCTGCAGCAGGTGCAGTCCCAGGTGCCGGAGTCCAAGGCGATGCCGATCGGACAGGTCAGCGCTCGGGCGGCGACCCGGGCCAAGACCGGCGTCGGCGAGCTGGACCGGGTGCTCGGCGACGGCCTGGTCCCGGGCGCGGTGGTGCTGCTGGCCGGCGAGCCCGGCGTCGGCAAGTCCACGCTGCTGCTGGAGGTCGCGGCCCGGTGGGCCAAGGCCGGACGGCGCACGTTGTACGTGACCGGCGAGGAGTCCGCTGCCCAGGTCAGGCTGCGCGCCGGCCGCACCGACGCCCTGGCCGACGAGCTCTACCTGGCCGCAGAGACCGACCTCGGCACCGTGCTCGGTCACATCGAGGAGACCCAGCCGTCGCTGATGGTGCTGGACTCGGTGCAGACCGTCGGGACCGCGGAGGCCGACGGCTCCCCCGGCGGCCCGAGTCAGGTCCGGGAGGTGACCGCCGCGCTGGTCCGGGTCGCCAAGCGACGCGGGATGGCGGTGGTGATCGTCGGCCACGTCACCAAGGACGGTGCGATCGCCGGGCCGCGGCTGCTGGAGCATCTGGTCGACGTCGTGCTCGCCTTCGAGGGCGACAAGAATTCCGGTTTCCGGATGGTGCGGGCGACCAAGAACAGATTCGGCCCGGCCGACGAGGTCGGCTGTTTCGAGATGGCAGAGAACGGCATCGTCGAGGTGCCGGATCCGTCCGGCTTGTTCACCTCCCGGCACGAGGAGCCGGTGTCCGGGACCTGCGTCACGGTCACCCTGGAGGGCAAGCGGCCGCTGCTCGCGGAGCTGCAGGGGTTGGCGGTGCCGAGCGCACTGGACAATCCGCGCCGGACCACTCACGGCATCGAGCACAGTCGGCTGGCGATGCTGTTGGCGGTCCTGCAACGTCGCGCATCGATCCGGATGTACACCCACGACGTGTACGCCTCGACCGTCGGCGGAGCCCGAGTGATCGATCCGGGAGCCGACCTGGCGATCGCGCTGTCCATCGTCTCCAGCGTGCTGGACCGGCCGCTGCCTCGGACGCTGGTGGCGATCGGCGAGGTCGGCCTGGCCGGTGAGTTGCGCCGGGTGCCGGGCACCGATCGACGGGTCGCCGAGGCGGCCCGACTCGGGTTCAGCCATGCGATCGTCCCGGCCGAGCCGCGCAGCACCCGGCCGGAGCCGACGGCGCCGAGCGACCCGGCCGATCCAGACAAGATGCAGATCCTCCGTCCGGCCACCCTGCGGGAGGCCCTGGACATGCTGGACCTGGTCCGTCGTCCGGCCGACGGTTCGGAAGGGCCGCGTCGCACGTCGCGTCAGGCCGACCGGCCCCGGCAGTCGGGCTCGTCCTCGGAGGAGTTCACGATGCCCGACGACGACGAATTGCAACGGATCTTCGACCTCTGA
- a CDS encoding sugar phosphate isomerase/epimerase family protein translates to MSDNPSQPRTPVQVGLSTSSVYPETTSSAFELAGRLGYDGIELMVGIDPVSTDIDAVQKLRDYHQIPVLSVHAPCLLISQHIWGNDNWAKLERSAKAARQLDADVVVVHPPFRWQREYARDFVSRLRDLSDRSGVRFCLENMYPWRIAGTEMKAYLPQWDPSELEYEDLTLDFSHASTAGQQSLELAKTWGDRLGHVHLTDGTGSMKDEHLVPGRGNQHAGAVLQHLVGSGFSGHVVLEVNSRRSGTRAQREIDLSESLAFARMHLERAALPAFAGDTAGTADVLS, encoded by the coding sequence GTGTCAGACAACCCAAGCCAGCCGCGGACGCCGGTCCAGGTCGGGCTCTCGACCTCCTCGGTCTACCCCGAAACCACCTCCAGTGCGTTCGAACTCGCCGGCCGACTGGGCTACGACGGAATCGAGTTGATGGTCGGTATCGACCCGGTCTCGACCGACATCGACGCGGTCCAGAAGCTGCGCGACTACCACCAGATCCCGGTGCTGTCGGTGCATGCGCCCTGCCTGCTGATCAGTCAGCACATCTGGGGCAACGACAACTGGGCCAAGCTGGAGCGATCGGCCAAGGCCGCCCGGCAACTCGATGCCGATGTGGTCGTGGTGCACCCGCCGTTCCGCTGGCAACGCGAATACGCCCGTGATTTCGTGTCGCGGCTGCGTGACCTGTCGGACCGCAGCGGCGTCCGGTTCTGCCTGGAGAACATGTATCCCTGGCGGATCGCCGGCACCGAGATGAAGGCCTACCTGCCGCAGTGGGACCCCAGTGAGCTCGAGTACGAGGACCTCACCCTGGACTTCTCCCACGCCTCGACCGCCGGCCAGCAGTCGCTGGAGCTGGCCAAGACCTGGGGCGATCGGCTGGGCCACGTGCACCTGACCGATGGCACCGGTTCGATGAAGGACGAGCACCTGGTGCCCGGCCGCGGCAATCAGCATGCCGGCGCGGTGCTGCAGCACCTGGTCGGCAGCGGCTTCTCCGGTCACGTCGTGCTCGAGGTCAACTCCCGCCGCAGCGGGACCCGCGCCCAGCGGGAGATCGATCTGTCGGAGTCCCTCGCCTTTGCCCGGATGCACCTCGAACGAGCCGCGCTGCCGGCCTTCGCCGGCGACACCGCCGGCACCGCCGACGTGCTGTCCTGA
- a CDS encoding VOC family protein yields MKLDHLSFAAGPEGAAATAERLGDKLGARFVDGGFHPRFGTRNWTLPMAGDTYFEVVEVLDHPAADKAPFGQAVRARSSDGGGWLGWVVRVDDLGPVEQRLGREAVPGNRHLPTGEELSWKQIGVKGLQADPQLPFFVHWLSDMGLHPSKQYADDAPSEPVIRLTGLEIAGDPDRVNDWMGGDADGALPEVDISWSAPNGQPGVLAATFQTPAGEVRL; encoded by the coding sequence ATGAAACTCGATCACCTCTCGTTCGCAGCCGGCCCCGAAGGCGCAGCCGCCACCGCCGAGCGACTCGGTGACAAGCTTGGGGCACGCTTCGTCGACGGCGGATTCCATCCCCGCTTCGGCACCCGCAACTGGACGCTGCCGATGGCCGGCGACACCTATTTCGAGGTGGTCGAGGTGCTCGATCACCCGGCAGCCGACAAGGCCCCCTTCGGTCAGGCGGTCCGCGCCCGGTCGTCCGACGGCGGCGGCTGGCTCGGCTGGGTGGTCCGGGTGGACGATCTCGGCCCGGTGGAGCAGCGGCTGGGCCGCGAGGCCGTCCCCGGCAATCGACACCTGCCGACCGGCGAAGAGCTCTCCTGGAAGCAGATCGGCGTCAAGGGCCTGCAGGCCGATCCGCAGCTGCCGTTCTTCGTGCACTGGCTGAGCGACATGGGGCTGCACCCCTCCAAGCAGTACGCCGATGATGCGCCATCGGAGCCGGTGATCCGGCTGACCGGCCTGGAGATCGCCGGCGATCCGGATCGGGTGAACGACTGGATGGGCGGCGACGCCGACGGCGCGCTGCCCGAGGTCGACATCTCCTGGTCCGCACCGAACGGCCAGCCGGGCGTGCTGGCGGCAACCTTCCAGACTCCCGCCGGCGAAGTCCGGCTGTAA
- the hisC gene encoding histidinol-phosphate transaminase — translation MPPQIRSAIASVPPYRPGKPAPSGPGGVSFKLSSNENPYPPLPGVLAATQAACERMNRYPDMANSELIVALADKHQVGEDQLAIGTGSVAVLYNLLQALAGEGDEVVYPWRSFEAYPIAVQLTGARSVQVPNGPDAGHDLEALRRAVTPATKVIMVCTPNNPTGPIVDHDRLAAFIDDVPDHIMIVIDEAYVEFGTAPNRARGLELIGPNVASLRTFSKAYGLAGFRVGYCVADPAIAGAVRAASAPFGVSLPAQAAAVASLAAEDELLHRVQELIKERDTLADGLRQLGLTVPDSQSNFVWLAAGDRTADWAQQFTAAGLMVRPFVDAPDAGLRITVGEPEANRLVLRTAAELV, via the coding sequence ATGCCGCCACAGATCCGGTCGGCCATCGCGTCCGTTCCGCCCTATCGGCCGGGCAAGCCCGCACCATCGGGACCGGGCGGAGTCTCGTTCAAGCTGTCCAGCAACGAGAACCCCTATCCCCCGTTGCCCGGCGTGTTGGCCGCCACCCAGGCGGCCTGTGAGCGGATGAACCGCTACCCGGACATGGCGAACTCGGAGCTGATCGTCGCACTGGCCGACAAACATCAGGTCGGTGAGGATCAGCTCGCCATCGGCACCGGGTCGGTCGCCGTGCTCTACAACCTGCTGCAGGCCCTGGCCGGCGAGGGCGACGAGGTCGTCTATCCGTGGCGCAGCTTCGAGGCCTACCCGATCGCGGTCCAGCTCACCGGTGCCCGCAGCGTCCAGGTGCCCAACGGACCGGACGCCGGACATGATCTCGAGGCACTTCGTCGCGCGGTCACGCCGGCCACCAAAGTGATCATGGTCTGTACGCCCAACAATCCGACCGGACCGATCGTCGACCATGATCGACTCGCGGCCTTCATCGACGACGTGCCCGACCACATCATGATCGTCATCGACGAGGCCTACGTCGAATTCGGCACTGCCCCCAACCGCGCTCGTGGGCTGGAGTTGATCGGGCCGAACGTCGCCTCACTGCGGACCTTCTCCAAGGCCTACGGGCTGGCCGGATTCCGGGTCGGCTACTGCGTCGCCGACCCTGCGATCGCCGGTGCGGTCCGAGCGGCGTCCGCGCCGTTCGGAGTGTCGTTGCCGGCCCAGGCCGCGGCCGTCGCCTCGTTGGCGGCCGAGGACGAGCTGTTGCACCGGGTCCAGGAGTTGATCAAGGAACGGGACACGCTCGCCGACGGCCTTCGGCAGCTCGGCCTGACCGTGCCGGACAGCCAGTCCAACTTCGTTTGGCTGGCCGCCGGCGACCGGACCGCCGACTGGGCGCAGCAGTTCACCGCCGCCGGATTGATGGTCCGCCCGTTCGTCGACGCCCCCGATGCCGGCCTGCGGATCACCGTCGGCGAGCCGGAGGCGAATCGCCTGGTGCTCCGCACCGCCGCCGAGCTGGTCTAG